From Microbacterium pseudoresistens, the proteins below share one genomic window:
- a CDS encoding tripartite tricarboxylate transporter permease — protein MDSLFDLLGGMAAALQPELLIATLLGAFVGTLIGVLPGVGPVAGSALVLPFTFQFGPAVGIATVIAIYLGSQFGSSTSAVLIKIPGEASSIPATIDGYAMAQRGRAGAALTIMAVGSFIAGTLSLIAFTFVAPVLSDWSLLFGPAEFFALTAGGLILLSRIAGGSLMSGLFPLAIGIGFGTVGIEGASGVARFTFGSVPLLLGFSLVALAVGMYGMAELARVVEDRDQARFPKPVPFRELLPNREEWGRSVAPWGRGTVIGFLYGLLPVPSATLGSFTAYQVEKSVSKNRKEIGSGAVEGIAGPEAANNSAVIGGLIPLLILGLPFSATLALVISAMQVQGIQPGPLLITQHPELFWGVVGATVIANVVLLILNVPLVGVWASVLRIRRHYLVPMIMVIAVVGAYSYRNSMFDVYSLFVFGLLGYLLHRLDMSLAALLLGLVLGPLIEKYFIQVLYLGQGDPFAFVSGVAGFLWAAVAIALLAVGFVSIRRRLKGRRLAPALLEDE, from the coding sequence ATGGACTCCCTCTTCGACCTGCTCGGCGGCATGGCCGCCGCTCTTCAGCCCGAGCTGCTCATCGCTACCCTCCTCGGTGCGTTCGTCGGCACGCTGATCGGCGTGCTTCCCGGGGTGGGCCCGGTCGCCGGGTCTGCGCTCGTGCTGCCATTCACCTTCCAGTTCGGGCCGGCGGTGGGCATTGCCACGGTCATCGCCATCTACCTCGGCTCCCAGTTCGGCAGCTCGACGAGTGCTGTGCTCATCAAGATCCCCGGAGAGGCCAGCTCGATCCCAGCGACCATCGACGGCTACGCCATGGCGCAGCGAGGCCGCGCCGGTGCGGCGCTGACCATCATGGCTGTCGGTTCATTCATCGCCGGCACACTCTCACTGATCGCGTTCACGTTCGTGGCACCGGTGCTCAGCGACTGGTCGCTGCTGTTCGGTCCAGCCGAGTTCTTCGCCCTCACCGCCGGCGGGCTCATCTTGCTGTCGCGGATCGCCGGCGGCAGCCTGATGTCCGGGCTCTTCCCGCTCGCGATCGGGATCGGTTTCGGCACCGTCGGCATCGAGGGCGCCAGTGGAGTGGCGCGGTTCACGTTCGGCTCGGTTCCCCTGCTGCTCGGCTTCTCCCTCGTGGCCCTCGCGGTGGGGATGTATGGCATGGCCGAACTCGCCCGTGTCGTCGAGGACCGGGACCAGGCGCGTTTCCCCAAGCCGGTGCCGTTTCGTGAACTGCTGCCGAACCGGGAGGAGTGGGGACGATCCGTCGCTCCATGGGGTCGCGGCACCGTGATCGGGTTCCTGTACGGTCTTCTGCCCGTACCTTCAGCCACCCTCGGCTCCTTCACCGCCTACCAGGTGGAGAAGTCGGTCTCCAAGAACCGCAAAGAGATCGGGAGTGGCGCGGTCGAGGGCATCGCGGGGCCCGAGGCTGCCAACAACAGTGCCGTCATCGGCGGCCTGATTCCGCTGCTCATTCTCGGTCTGCCCTTCTCGGCCACCCTCGCTCTGGTGATCTCCGCGATGCAGGTGCAGGGCATTCAACCGGGCCCGCTGCTGATCACGCAGCATCCCGAACTGTTCTGGGGTGTCGTCGGCGCGACCGTGATCGCCAACGTGGTGCTGTTGATCCTGAACGTTCCGCTGGTCGGCGTGTGGGCGTCGGTGCTCCGGATCCGCCGGCATTACCTGGTTCCGATGATCATGGTAATCGCCGTGGTCGGGGCCTACAGCTATCGCAACAGCATGTTCGATGTCTACTCGCTGTTCGTGTTCGGTCTGCTCGGCTACCTCCTGCACCGGCTCGACATGAGCCTTGCGGCGCTGCTGCTCGGCCTCGTACTCGGGCCGTTGATCGAGAAGTACTTCATCCAGGTGCTCTACCTGGGACAGGGCGACCCGTTCGCCTTCGTTTCGGGGGTCGCCGGTTTCCTTTGGGCAGCGGTTGCGATCGCCCTGCTGGCGGTCGGATTCGTCAGCATCCGGCGCAGGCTCAAGGGTCGCCGTCTGGCCCCCGCGCTGCTGGAGGACGAATGA
- a CDS encoding CapA family protein, which translates to MTAFTLTITGDSIINHRIRDIEDTRFLQLMSVLQDSTVAVTHFESLIHDYAGPALHPAAEAGWTWMRSPAAVTEELAWLGIDAVSLASNHAGDYGTGGLVSTWAALERAGIPHAGTGSDLDTARAPAFFFDRGRKFALVSMSSSVPASAIAASARGGIGGRSGVNPLRFQHRVDTATMRRIEQLATELGFWCEQSATDRWLVHPPGLHNSIRRFEVDDDVDGARIVADPADWHGNLAAVRDAAARSDVAIVHIHNHEWDPETGLEHPPAFIAEFARACIDAGAAVVVAEGSHAPFRGVELHRDGVIFYDPGELFMQSRHVTRLPQGFYERQQAAPGDGIADVLSARNVKGRSVVSPPGGYRAGPVDGGYLATVSFDDAFVVTGVELVPYDRHRLPGEHGDVPRLARPETATAILSRVDELSAPYGTRVREANGRGIVAAGTDPAREHRGEFGT; encoded by the coding sequence ATGACCGCGTTCACGCTCACCATCACCGGTGACAGCATCATCAACCACCGCATCCGCGACATCGAAGACACGCGGTTTCTGCAACTGATGTCGGTGCTGCAGGACTCGACGGTGGCGGTAACCCACTTCGAGAGCCTCATCCACGACTATGCCGGCCCCGCCCTTCACCCCGCCGCCGAGGCCGGCTGGACCTGGATGCGCTCGCCCGCCGCAGTGACCGAGGAACTGGCTTGGCTCGGCATCGATGCGGTATCGCTCGCCTCCAACCACGCCGGTGACTACGGCACGGGCGGCCTGGTCAGCACCTGGGCCGCGCTCGAGCGTGCCGGCATTCCGCACGCAGGGACCGGCTCTGACCTCGACACGGCGCGGGCGCCGGCGTTCTTCTTCGATCGCGGCCGAAAGTTCGCGTTGGTATCGATGTCGAGCTCTGTGCCCGCATCGGCGATCGCGGCATCGGCGCGCGGCGGTATCGGCGGGCGATCGGGAGTGAACCCGCTGCGGTTCCAGCACCGAGTGGATACGGCGACGATGAGGCGGATCGAGCAGCTCGCCACCGAGCTGGGGTTCTGGTGCGAACAGTCGGCCACCGACCGCTGGCTCGTGCACCCGCCGGGACTGCACAACAGCATCCGCCGCTTCGAGGTCGACGACGACGTCGACGGTGCACGGATCGTCGCCGACCCCGCCGACTGGCACGGGAACCTGGCGGCGGTACGAGATGCGGCGGCGCGGTCCGACGTTGCGATCGTGCACATCCACAACCACGAATGGGACCCAGAGACCGGACTCGAGCATCCACCCGCGTTCATCGCGGAGTTCGCACGCGCGTGCATCGACGCGGGCGCGGCCGTGGTGGTCGCCGAAGGGAGCCACGCACCGTTTCGCGGGGTCGAGCTTCACCGCGACGGAGTCATCTTCTACGACCCGGGCGAGTTGTTCATGCAGTCACGCCATGTCACCCGCCTGCCGCAGGGCTTCTATGAACGTCAGCAGGCGGCGCCCGGCGACGGAATCGCCGACGTGCTGAGTGCTCGCAACGTGAAAGGACGTAGCGTGGTCAGCCCGCCCGGAGGCTACCGAGCCGGCCCGGTCGACGGCGGCTACCTCGCGACCGTCTCCTTCGACGATGCCTTCGTGGTGACCGGGGTCGAGCTGGTGCCGTACGACCGGCATCGCCTACCGGGCGAGCACGGCGACGTGCCGCGGCTCGCCCGGCCCGAGACCGCAACCGCAATTCTGTCGCGCGTCGACGAGTTGAGCGCCCCGTATGGCACCCGCGTTCGTGAGGCGAATGGCAGAGGCATTGTGGCCGCCGGGACGGACCCGGCGCGAGAGCACAGAGGAGAATTCGGAACTTGA
- a CDS encoding thiolase family protein → MSIHERDQIAIIGVGTTSFRQLFEKKDATHSAYDLAADAFALALADAGIEKDEIDGLFSARVPSYIRMADVLGIQRPKVLNGFDGAGRMSGVSLQLAAAAIQSGLATTIALVYGNNGRSAGAKYGGETPSPTGLYDASYGMTSPGASLALMWQRYTETYGVPDGALAPLAMNNRCNASLNPDAVFREPFDKQTYLDASYIAEPLRLLDYCLINDGGVALIVTTVERARKLGGPVVVLSATAGRGDVTNFYASDDYWLESSRAVAADLREKSGVGPDQIKCVQIYDNFTPTILFSLEGFGFCEPGEGWRFVDQDFESPDALAINTSGGHTSEGYMQGWALHAEAVRQLRGDSAGKQLKDVDVVQYICASPIITSHIFRRLE, encoded by the coding sequence TTGAGTATTCACGAGCGCGATCAGATTGCAATCATCGGGGTCGGCACCACATCGTTCCGCCAACTGTTCGAGAAGAAGGATGCGACGCACTCGGCATACGATCTCGCGGCTGACGCGTTCGCGCTTGCGCTTGCTGATGCGGGCATCGAGAAAGACGAGATCGACGGCCTGTTCAGCGCCCGGGTGCCTTCGTACATCCGCATGGCCGATGTCCTGGGCATCCAGCGTCCGAAGGTGCTCAACGGCTTCGACGGCGCAGGTCGGATGAGCGGCGTCTCTCTGCAGCTCGCCGCCGCTGCGATCCAGAGCGGGCTGGCAACGACGATCGCCCTCGTGTACGGCAACAACGGTCGCTCTGCGGGTGCGAAGTACGGCGGCGAGACACCGTCGCCGACCGGGCTGTACGACGCTTCGTACGGCATGACATCCCCTGGTGCGTCCCTTGCGCTGATGTGGCAGCGCTACACGGAAACCTATGGAGTGCCGGATGGCGCGCTCGCCCCGCTGGCGATGAACAATCGCTGCAACGCATCCTTGAATCCTGATGCGGTGTTCCGGGAGCCGTTCGACAAGCAGACCTATCTCGACGCGTCGTACATCGCCGAACCTCTGCGGCTGCTCGACTATTGCCTCATCAACGACGGTGGGGTCGCCCTGATCGTCACCACCGTGGAGCGGGCACGCAAGCTCGGGGGCCCGGTGGTCGTGCTCAGCGCCACCGCGGGTCGCGGTGACGTCACCAACTTCTATGCGAGCGACGACTATTGGCTGGAGTCGTCTCGCGCCGTCGCGGCAGACCTGCGTGAGAAGTCGGGCGTCGGCCCCGACCAGATCAAGTGCGTGCAGATCTACGACAACTTCACTCCCACAATCCTGTTCTCGCTGGAGGGCTTCGGGTTCTGTGAGCCGGGTGAGGGGTGGCGGTTCGTCGACCAGGACTTCGAGTCGCCCGACGCTCTCGCCATCAACACGAGCGGTGGCCACACCTCGGAGGGCTACATGCAGGGCTGGGCACTGCACGCTGAGGCGGTGCGGCAACTGCGCGGCGACTCGGCAGGCAAGCAGCTCAAGGATGTCGACGTCGTGCAGTACATCTGCGCGTCGCCGATCATCACCTCGCACATCTTCCGGCGGCTGGAGTGA
- a CDS encoding Zn-ribbon domain-containing OB-fold protein, translating to MTSEPLTPDETYWDYCSRGELRLQHCAGCGSWLFPPGLRCNTCLSRDLHWEPVSGRAVVWSWLRMHRKYFTDPALTPPYLVTMVQLAEGPRMISSIQTTERDPRVGETLHLVFDDVEDANGHRLPRFAYAEANR from the coding sequence ATGACAAGCGAACCACTGACCCCGGACGAGACCTACTGGGACTACTGTTCCAGGGGCGAGTTGCGCCTGCAGCACTGCGCAGGCTGCGGCAGTTGGCTGTTCCCGCCAGGCCTGCGTTGCAACACCTGCCTGAGTAGGGACCTGCACTGGGAGCCGGTCAGCGGCCGTGCGGTCGTGTGGTCATGGTTGCGGATGCACCGCAAGTACTTCACCGATCCGGCTCTCACCCCGCCCTACCTGGTGACCATGGTGCAATTGGCGGAAGGGCCGCGGATGATCTCGTCGATCCAGACGACTGAGCGGGACCCCAGGGTCGGCGAGACCCTGCATCTCGTCTTCGACGACGTCGAAGACGCGAACGGGCACCGGCTTCCGCGGTTCGCCTACGCGGAGGCAAACCGATGA
- a CDS encoding enoyl-CoA hydratase/isomerase family protein → MTEQLVTVETHGDVAIVTLNRPEKRNAVNRELSLQLRRAFVANEERKVVVLTGADPAFCAGVDLNERRDPKWSDTLGAEDAQHWLDTIEAIRRTPSVVIAAVNGAALGGGLTLVNAAELAIASGRARFGAPELSFGSFPALSGSSSLLTVAPKHAAELILTAEPVDAFTAQRWGIVNRVVSHDELILSARELADKIAAWPAPTLGFAKRAIHELAQRGWSAALNEGVLISALTRRLT, encoded by the coding sequence ATGACCGAGCAGTTGGTTACCGTCGAGACCCATGGTGACGTCGCGATCGTCACACTCAACCGCCCGGAGAAGCGCAACGCCGTCAATCGTGAGCTGTCGCTGCAACTACGGCGGGCGTTCGTCGCGAACGAGGAGCGCAAGGTCGTCGTGCTTACCGGCGCCGACCCGGCGTTCTGCGCCGGAGTGGATCTCAATGAGCGGCGCGATCCGAAGTGGTCGGACACCCTCGGCGCGGAAGATGCTCAGCACTGGCTGGACACCATCGAGGCGATCCGTCGCACCCCGTCGGTCGTGATCGCGGCCGTGAACGGCGCTGCTCTCGGCGGCGGGCTGACCCTGGTCAACGCCGCAGAGCTGGCGATCGCCTCCGGGCGGGCGCGGTTCGGCGCTCCCGAGCTGTCGTTCGGCAGCTTCCCAGCGCTGTCTGGTTCGAGCAGCCTGCTCACCGTGGCGCCGAAGCACGCTGCCGAGCTCATTCTCACCGCCGAGCCCGTGGACGCGTTCACCGCGCAGCGGTGGGGCATTGTCAACCGGGTCGTGTCTCACGATGAGTTGATCTTGTCGGCGCGCGAACTCGCGGACAAGATCGCCGCTTGGCCGGCTCCGACGCTCGGCTTCGCGAAGCGCGCCATCCACGAGCTCGCTCAACGGGGTTGGTCCGCGGCCCTGAACGAGGGCGTGCTGATCTCCGCTCTCACCAGGAGGCTCACGTGA
- a CDS encoding 3-oxoacid CoA-transferase yields the protein MDKVVESAAAAVRDIPDGASVALTGFGLSKGIAASLIVALRDRGVRNLTVVCNSLGSSGHLRAQLLVENRQVARLVCSFSSRPGLISPSDEQIAAGLIEVELVPQGILVERLRAAAAGMAGFYSPVGAGTPLSDGKEKRTFDGREFVFEPALPVDYTFARAWRADRAGNVQFRGSNIHFNQSMAKAARVTIIEADEIVEVGEIPSEEIDLPGVFVTRVVPSTVRADSAKGTIRLRRAPDQGRDYDGVTGWTRHEMAQRVIGIIPDDSYVNIGSGMPALIAQNVGDRNIILHGENGILGYGRAVEGPDADPDVFDAGGNDVTVRPGTSFFDSVTSFEIARGGRLDYVVLGAYEVDAAGSFASYSLGDPVMGGIGGAMDLVAGASTLVIMMEHRSSKGAHKLIERCTLPLTGARCVDAVVTDVGVFRRGPEGFRIEQLAPGFTPDAVRAITGFPLLDQQP from the coding sequence ATGGATAAGGTCGTCGAGAGCGCGGCCGCCGCGGTGCGCGACATCCCGGATGGCGCATCCGTCGCACTGACCGGCTTCGGCCTCAGCAAGGGGATCGCGGCCAGCCTCATCGTCGCGCTGCGGGACCGGGGTGTACGCAACCTGACGGTAGTCTGCAACTCGCTCGGGTCATCCGGGCACCTTCGCGCCCAGCTGCTGGTCGAGAATCGGCAGGTGGCCCGCCTCGTCTGCTCGTTCTCGTCTCGCCCTGGACTGATCAGTCCTTCGGACGAGCAGATCGCCGCAGGCCTGATCGAGGTCGAGCTGGTTCCGCAAGGCATCCTCGTGGAGCGGCTCCGGGCGGCCGCCGCCGGGATGGCCGGCTTCTACTCCCCGGTCGGGGCGGGTACGCCGCTGTCTGACGGCAAGGAGAAGCGCACCTTCGACGGCCGCGAGTTCGTCTTCGAGCCGGCTCTGCCGGTCGACTACACCTTTGCCCGCGCCTGGCGCGCCGATCGCGCCGGCAACGTCCAGTTCCGCGGCAGCAACATCCATTTCAACCAGTCGATGGCGAAGGCGGCTAGGGTCACGATCATCGAGGCAGACGAAATCGTCGAGGTCGGCGAGATCCCATCCGAGGAAATCGACCTGCCTGGTGTCTTCGTCACTCGCGTGGTCCCGAGCACCGTGCGAGCCGATAGCGCGAAGGGAACCATCCGCCTGCGGCGAGCGCCCGACCAAGGCCGCGATTACGATGGTGTCACAGGCTGGACCAGGCATGAGATGGCCCAGCGTGTCATCGGGATCATTCCCGATGACAGCTACGTGAACATCGGTTCAGGGATGCCGGCGCTCATCGCGCAGAACGTGGGCGACCGGAATATCATCCTGCACGGCGAGAACGGCATCCTCGGCTATGGCCGGGCGGTCGAAGGTCCGGACGCCGACCCCGATGTGTTCGACGCCGGCGGCAACGACGTGACCGTGCGGCCCGGTACCTCGTTCTTCGATAGCGTCACCTCGTTCGAGATCGCTCGCGGCGGCCGGCTCGACTACGTCGTACTCGGCGCGTATGAGGTGGATGCCGCGGGCAGCTTCGCCAGCTACAGCCTGGGTGACCCGGTGATGGGTGGCATTGGCGGCGCGATGGACCTGGTGGCCGGCGCCTCCACGCTCGTGATCATGATGGAGCACCGCAGCAGCAAGGGTGCGCACAAGCTCATCGAGCGCTGCACGCTTCCGCTGACCGGCGCGCGATGCGTGGATGCGGTGGTCACCGATGTCGGCGTGTTCCGTCGTGGCCCGGAGGGCTTCCGCATTGAGCAGCTTGCGCCCGGGTTCACTCCCGACGCGGTGCGTGCTATCACCGGCTTCCCGCTCCTGGACCAGCAGCCATGA
- a CDS encoding thiolase domain-containing protein: MSSKGGAYIVGAYESPDRVIPDRSTAQLTAEVAVAALADAGLTMEDVDGFACTADLDALPLAMSEYLGLRNLRWVDTTMTGGSSPLVQLGHAAAAIVRGQCEVVLITLAQRARSAPGERNRGFNPEGPFEEVYGLNTMGSYALAARRHMYEFGTTSEQLAWVKASASLHAQHNPNAFIQRPITVEEVLDSPMLSDPLHRLDSCVVTDGAGAVVVVSPAVKARLNRVGAKVLGQAETVKGTDLGRVDLTYTGARFTGPRAFEEAGISPSDIDYASIYDSFTITVIETIEDLGFCEKGDGGRFVADGGLLASGRLPVNTDGGGLCNNHPGKGGMMRLIEAVRQVRGETTPAVQVPDCELVLVHGTGGQLGTRMGSSTVILGVEDA, from the coding sequence ATGAGCAGCAAAGGCGGAGCTTATATCGTCGGCGCGTACGAGTCTCCAGACAGGGTCATCCCTGATCGCTCGACCGCGCAGCTGACTGCCGAGGTCGCTGTCGCAGCCCTCGCCGATGCCGGTCTCACCATGGAGGATGTCGATGGCTTCGCTTGCACGGCCGACCTCGATGCGCTGCCGCTGGCGATGTCGGAGTACCTGGGCTTGCGCAACCTGCGCTGGGTCGACACCACGATGACCGGCGGGTCGTCGCCGCTCGTGCAGCTCGGTCACGCCGCTGCGGCGATCGTTCGCGGGCAGTGCGAAGTGGTGTTGATCACACTTGCGCAGCGTGCCCGCAGCGCTCCCGGCGAGCGAAACCGCGGCTTCAATCCCGAGGGCCCCTTCGAGGAGGTGTACGGCCTGAACACGATGGGCTCGTATGCCCTTGCTGCCCGGCGGCACATGTACGAGTTCGGGACGACCAGCGAGCAACTTGCGTGGGTGAAAGCCTCGGCGTCTCTGCATGCGCAGCACAATCCGAATGCTTTCATCCAGAGGCCGATCACGGTGGAGGAGGTGCTCGACTCGCCGATGCTCAGCGACCCGTTGCACCGCCTCGACAGCTGCGTCGTGACCGATGGCGCCGGCGCGGTGGTCGTGGTCAGTCCGGCCGTGAAGGCGCGGCTGAATCGCGTCGGCGCGAAGGTGCTCGGCCAGGCTGAGACGGTGAAGGGCACCGACCTAGGCCGGGTCGATCTCACCTATACGGGTGCCCGTTTCACCGGTCCCCGCGCGTTCGAGGAAGCGGGCATCAGCCCGAGCGACATCGACTACGCGTCGATCTACGACTCGTTCACGATCACCGTGATCGAAACCATCGAAGACCTGGGCTTCTGCGAGAAGGGTGATGGTGGTCGCTTCGTCGCCGACGGTGGCCTCTTGGCATCGGGCCGCCTGCCGGTGAATACCGACGGCGGGGGGCTGTGCAACAACCATCCGGGCAAGGGCGGCATGATGCGGCTCATCGAGGCCGTGCGACAGGTGCGCGGCGAAACGACACCGGCCGTGCAGGTGCCGGATTGCGAACTCGTCCTGGTTCACGGCACCGGCGGACAACTGGGGACCAGGATGGGCAGTTCGACCGTGATTCTGGGGGTGGAGGATGCTTGA
- a CDS encoding Zn-ribbon domain-containing OB-fold protein, translating to MLEIVEDGLNLPVPPPQIQPEMSVFWEALRVGELLLPHCRRCEFVVWSPRPYCPKCGSFDVDWVSASGDGVVYSFTVNRRGKGFNKKYQEIGPYIVAYVELAEGPRILTNIVDADVDSVEIGVRVRGVVHRAGDDVIVRFRPVEGESAHVDSSGGAP from the coding sequence ATGCTTGAGATCGTCGAGGACGGCCTGAACCTGCCGGTGCCGCCGCCGCAGATTCAGCCCGAGATGTCCGTGTTCTGGGAGGCGCTGCGCGTAGGCGAGCTACTGCTGCCGCATTGCCGCAGGTGCGAGTTCGTCGTCTGGTCTCCCCGCCCGTACTGCCCGAAGTGTGGATCATTCGATGTCGACTGGGTGTCGGCGTCTGGCGATGGTGTCGTGTACAGCTTCACCGTGAATCGTCGTGGCAAGGGGTTCAACAAGAAGTATCAGGAGATCGGCCCGTACATCGTCGCGTACGTCGAACTCGCGGAGGGGCCTCGTATTCTCACTAACATCGTGGATGCCGATGTCGACTCCGTCGAGATCGGCGTGCGAGTGCGTGGTGTCGTACATCGCGCTGGTGATGACGTCATCGTGCGGTTCCGGCCGGTGGAGGGAGAGTCTGCGCACGTCGATTCGTCGGGCGGTGCGCCATGA
- a CDS encoding DUF4286 family protein, with protein sequence MVNRWYDEVHIAERLAVPKFTGIRRYRSLVEPLEHLAIWDVEDASWPFDLAYRAIPTELWRDRLGHLRGKSTRIGWEEISTTAPPRPNPADATAPGIRMVLMEIPPQHAADFNEWYDQDHIPELLKRPQYLGIRRFHRLDSDDYLAVWYLTDGGLHLRPNFVPAEPTEWGRRVAGYRRRTEHSSWLEIPTVLSKHDS encoded by the coding sequence ATGGTCAACCGGTGGTATGACGAAGTGCACATCGCCGAGCGCCTCGCGGTACCGAAGTTCACCGGCATCCGCCGCTACCGTTCCCTGGTGGAGCCTCTTGAGCACCTGGCGATATGGGACGTCGAGGATGCGTCCTGGCCGTTCGACCTAGCCTACCGGGCCATCCCGACTGAACTGTGGCGCGACCGGCTCGGCCACCTGCGAGGCAAGTCGACCCGCATCGGGTGGGAAGAGATATCGACCACCGCGCCACCCCGGCCGAACCCCGCCGACGCGACGGCCCCGGGCATCCGCATGGTGCTCATGGAGATTCCGCCGCAGCACGCCGCCGATTTCAACGAGTGGTACGACCAGGACCACATTCCCGAGTTGCTGAAGCGCCCGCAGTACCTGGGCATCCGGCGGTTTCACCGACTCGACTCCGACGATTACCTGGCCGTCTGGTATCTCACTGATGGCGGGTTGCATCTGAGGCCGAACTTCGTGCCCGCCGAGCCGACCGAGTGGGGGCGTCGCGTCGCCGGCTACCGGCGCCGGACCGAGCACTCGTCGTGGTTGGAGATCCCCACTGTGCTCTCGAAACACGACTCATGA
- a CDS encoding amidohydrolase family protein, producing the protein MRDPAVIVDAGVHVWRAEHRSRPWPPGREEPQREEPFGVDELLGLMDASGVDRAVVVPPIWVGEDNTEVLEWAAQHPQRIAVMGRHPFTPETVGQLAAWRDQPGMLGIRMSYPKAEFGDWLDLDHADWFWSAAARAGLPLFVLCQNQAGRLAPIAQRYPQLPLIVDHLALRNIRLDRLAGRDADAFERFDELLELARFPNVHVKFSSLPTYSNEPYPYHDLDLGLQRARDAFGSERIMWASDLTRMSLLENPPEYTELLGHVRDELSFLSSAERGDILGGTALRVLWCTEP; encoded by the coding sequence ATGAGAGATCCTGCGGTGATCGTCGATGCGGGTGTGCACGTGTGGCGCGCGGAGCATCGATCTCGGCCATGGCCCCCTGGGCGCGAGGAGCCGCAGCGTGAGGAGCCGTTCGGAGTCGACGAACTGCTCGGGCTGATGGATGCGTCCGGCGTCGACCGTGCAGTCGTCGTGCCGCCGATCTGGGTGGGCGAGGACAACACCGAAGTCCTCGAATGGGCGGCGCAGCATCCACAACGGATCGCGGTCATGGGCCGCCACCCGTTCACACCGGAGACGGTCGGTCAGCTCGCCGCCTGGCGCGACCAGCCAGGCATGCTCGGCATTCGGATGAGCTATCCGAAGGCGGAGTTCGGCGACTGGCTCGACCTCGACCACGCCGACTGGTTCTGGTCGGCCGCAGCACGCGCGGGCCTGCCACTGTTCGTGCTGTGTCAGAACCAGGCCGGGCGGCTCGCGCCGATTGCGCAGCGGTACCCGCAGCTGCCGCTGATCGTCGACCATCTGGCGCTTCGCAACATCCGGCTCGATCGGCTTGCGGGCCGCGACGCAGACGCGTTCGAACGGTTCGACGAGCTGCTGGAGCTCGCACGGTTTCCCAACGTGCACGTGAAGTTCTCATCGCTGCCGACCTACTCCAACGAGCCGTACCCTTACCACGACCTCGACCTCGGTCTGCAGCGAGCGCGCGATGCCTTCGGCTCCGAGCGGATCATGTGGGCGTCCGATCTGACCCGGATGTCTCTGCTCGAGAACCCACCCGAGTACACGGAACTGCTCGGGCACGTGCGCGACGAGCTTTCCTTCCTATCGTCGGCCGAGCGCGGTGACATCTTGGGTGGCACTGCGCTGCGAGTGCTCTGGTGCACTGAGCCTTGA
- a CDS encoding RNA-binding S4 domain-containing protein — MANTERIDDVPIGGETIRLGQFLKFSGLLDSGGDAKEAIIDGLVAVNGETERRRGRQLHPGDIVAVDGRTARVQP, encoded by the coding sequence ATGGCAAACACCGAGCGGATCGACGACGTGCCCATCGGGGGCGAGACGATCCGGCTCGGCCAGTTCCTTAAGTTCTCCGGCCTGCTCGACTCGGGCGGCGACGCCAAGGAAGCCATCATCGACGGGCTCGTCGCCGTGAACGGCGAGACCGAGCGCCGCCGCGGCCGACAGCTGCACCCCGGCGACATCGTCGCCGTCGACGGCCGCACTGCGCGCGTGCAGCCGTAA